The bacterium genome window below encodes:
- a CDS encoding DUF72 domain-containing protein, whose translation MLAYYSERLNGVELNGSFYRTPPEPTLVRWAATTEPGFRFCMKANRGLTYSAEGFDRVGLARLFGERVAPLGERLGPILLQFPPARQLNVELLDSLLGALGRPAAAEFRHESWFHDQTYRVLRAHGSALVVTDEEKWPRAPLVDLGPAAYFRLRRGYTTASLRPWLAELRSAVASHDEVHVYFKHDPESPSLARRVLRLVAANLSDPRVAETRGG comes from the coding sequence ATGCTCGCCTACTACTCGGAGCGGCTCAACGGCGTCGAGCTGAACGGCAGCTTCTATCGAACCCCGCCGGAGCCGACCCTGGTGAGGTGGGCCGCCACGACCGAGCCGGGCTTTCGGTTTTGCATGAAGGCCAACCGCGGCCTGACGTACTCGGCGGAAGGCTTCGATCGTGTCGGCCTGGCGCGGCTCTTCGGCGAGCGCGTGGCGCCGCTCGGCGAGCGGCTCGGTCCGATCCTGCTGCAGTTCCCGCCGGCGCGACAGCTCAACGTCGAGCTTCTCGACTCGCTGCTGGGCGCGCTCGGCCGGCCGGCCGCGGCGGAGTTCCGCCATGAGTCCTGGTTTCACGACCAGACGTATCGCGTCCTCCGCGCCCATGGGAGCGCGCTGGTCGTCACCGATGAGGAGAAGTGGCCCCGCGCGCCGCTCGTCGACCTCGGTCCGGCCGCCTACTTCCGGCTGCGGCGGGGCTACACCACAGCATCGCTGCGGCCGTGGCTCGCGGAGCTGAGATCCGCGGTCGCCTCGCACGACGAGGTCCACGTCTACTTCAAGCACGATCCGGAATCGCCGTCGCTGGCGCGCCGCGTGCTGCGCCTCGTGGCGGCTAACCTGTCCGATCCCCGAGTAGCCGAGACGCGCGGCGGCTGA